The following coding sequences are from one Chrysiogenes arsenatis DSM 11915 window:
- the rdgC gene encoding recombination-associated protein RdgC produces the protein MGFLHGSLTYTTYQVEGDLSINYMEQMFEALLKNRFIPFEEIEFAESTLGWVSPHNFLHHHFTMDKVFPTNDHLLVSLRLDKKTVPAKVLKAMLPDKEQEYLQETGKEKLTRDDKIFVKEQVRRTLLRQQFPSSQVWDVLYDIPAGRVFFGATALAANDLFSEFFKKTFERPIHLMSPEWRMQHADLTSSMSWALEHITPETFGANHGQ, from the coding sequence ATGGGATTTTTACACGGCTCACTGACGTATACCACCTACCAGGTAGAGGGCGATTTAAGCATTAACTACATGGAACAGATGTTTGAGGCGCTGCTGAAAAACCGCTTTATTCCGTTTGAAGAGATTGAGTTCGCTGAAAGTACGCTGGGTTGGGTTTCACCGCACAATTTTCTCCACCACCATTTTACGATGGATAAAGTCTTTCCTACCAACGATCATCTGCTGGTTTCACTCCGGCTTGATAAAAAAACCGTTCCCGCCAAAGTGCTCAAGGCGATGTTGCCTGACAAAGAGCAGGAGTACTTACAAGAAACAGGGAAAGAAAAACTGACTCGCGATGATAAAATTTTTGTGAAAGAGCAAGTGCGACGCACGTTGCTCCGTCAGCAGTTTCCCAGCTCGCAGGTGTGGGATGTCCTCTATGATATTCCGGCGGGACGGGTTTTTTTCGGGGCGACAGCCTTAGCAGCGAATGATCTGTTTAGTGAGTTTTTCAAGAAGACTTTTGAGCGCCCTATCCACTTGATGTCCCCCGAATGGCGCATGCAGCATGCCGATCTAACGTCGTCGATGAGTTGGGCGCTGGAACACATTACCCCCGAAACGTTTGGAGCAAACCATGGCCAGTGA
- a CDS encoding isochorismatase family protein produces the protein MNYALDRNSTLFMVIDIQGRLAQIINNRQEIIKNTTIMIQGCHILGVPVCYTEQYPKGLGATDPFVAEYFQPDDARFEKITFPALTEEVAAYLQEKNIRNIVIAGMETHICVFQTVRALLDAGYGVFLLKDAVGSRTPENFERGADLAKHMGAVVTSTETVLFDLLGVAGTPEFKAISQLVK, from the coding sequence ATGAACTATGCCCTCGACCGCAATTCCACACTGTTTATGGTTATCGACATTCAAGGCCGTCTGGCACAAATCATCAACAACCGCCAAGAAATCATCAAAAATACCACCATTATGATTCAGGGCTGCCACATCCTTGGCGTTCCCGTCTGCTACACCGAACAGTACCCCAAAGGACTGGGCGCGACAGATCCTTTTGTGGCGGAATACTTTCAACCCGACGATGCCCGCTTTGAAAAGATCACTTTCCCCGCCTTGACAGAAGAAGTGGCGGCCTACCTTCAGGAAAAAAACATCCGCAACATCGTCATTGCAGGGATGGAAACCCACATCTGCGTTTTCCAAACCGTGCGCGCTTTGCTGGACGCTGGTTACGGGGTTTTCTTGCTGAAAGACGCTGTTGGTAGCCGTACACCAGAAAATTTTGAGCGTGGCGCTGATTTGGCGAAACACATGGGAGCGGTGGTTACGAGCACTGAAACCGTGCTCTTCGACTTACTTGGCGTCGCAGGCACCCCTGAGTTCAAAGCCATTTCGCAACTCGTCAAGTAA
- a CDS encoding TatD family hydrolase — translation MLPLFDSHAHLGRVTHYDEHYTQIPVVIPGVAAEDTRLLRAQFPCARFATGVHPLWIGKESCHFADVETLLGSGGFCAIGECGFDRRAAASWEIQKQYFSQQIALAITYDLPVIVHLVGGLEIFLRCHQAQPFRGVLHSCTLAQVPRSLIDAPDIYFGFSARLPQNSRANQLFMTLPLERVLLESDADETVPATLPILEAACQRLATLRSETAEHVANVTSRNAYQLFGDCSKTTRSSYP, via the coding sequence GTGCTACCGCTCTTTGATTCTCACGCTCATCTTGGGCGGGTGACGCACTATGATGAGCACTATACTCAAATACCGGTGGTTATCCCCGGCGTGGCCGCGGAAGACACCCGTTTACTGCGCGCTCAATTTCCCTGCGCCCGCTTTGCGACCGGAGTCCATCCGCTTTGGATTGGCAAGGAGTCGTGCCACTTTGCCGACGTGGAAACACTACTCGGCAGTGGCGGCTTCTGCGCCATTGGTGAATGTGGCTTCGACCGACGAGCCGCTGCAAGCTGGGAGATACAGAAGCAGTATTTTTCCCAGCAGATTGCGCTTGCCATTACGTACGATCTGCCTGTTATCGTTCATCTTGTGGGGGGACTGGAAATATTTCTGCGGTGCCACCAAGCACAACCCTTTCGCGGCGTGCTTCACAGTTGCACCCTCGCGCAGGTTCCCCGTTCACTGATCGATGCGCCGGATATCTACTTTGGCTTCAGTGCTCGCCTACCGCAAAACAGCCGAGCCAATCAACTTTTTATGACACTCCCGCTGGAGCGGGTTTTACTGGAAAGTGATGCCGACGAAACGGTACCAGCAACATTACCCATACTCGAGGCAGCCTGCCAACGACTCGCCACCTTGCGCAGTGAAACCGCAGAGCACGTTGCCAACGTGACCTCCCGCAATGCCTATCAACTTTTTGGTGATTGTTCAAAAACTACGCGGTCTTCTTACCCGTGA
- the lspA gene encoding signal peptidase II: MSRFFGWGAVLIALDQLTKYWFDSHLALGESIPVLQDFFHFTLVYNDGAAFGMFAGWDASIRVPFFVAVALIATAVCVYLYRTSAEYWGRLGAVCIFGGAWGNLIDRVLHSYVIDFLDFFWGSYHWPAFNVADIAISVGAAILLLGMWRERKAVA; this comes from the coding sequence ATGAGTCGATTTTTTGGCTGGGGGGCGGTGCTAATCGCCCTTGATCAACTGACAAAATACTGGTTTGATAGTCACTTAGCGCTGGGCGAATCGATCCCCGTCTTGCAGGATTTTTTTCATTTCACCCTCGTCTATAACGATGGCGCGGCGTTTGGGATGTTTGCGGGATGGGATGCATCGATACGCGTCCCGTTTTTTGTTGCCGTAGCGCTGATTGCTACGGCGGTGTGCGTGTATCTCTATCGTACCAGCGCAGAATATTGGGGGCGCTTAGGAGCTGTGTGTATCTTTGGTGGTGCGTGGGGCAACTTGATCGATCGTGTGTTGCACAGCTACGTTATTGATTTTCTGGATTTTTTCTGGGGCAGCTACCACTGGCCAGCATTCAACGTAGCTGATATCGCGATTAGTGTGGGAGCGGCGATACTGCTGCTGGGAATGTGGCGCGAGCGGAAGGCTGTAGCGTAG
- the ileS gene encoding isoleucine--tRNA ligase has protein sequence MELKDTLNLPVTDFQMRGNLPAKEPGILEQWDQVDLYNSVLKNRTGKPSFVLHDGPPYANGNTHIGHALNKTLKDIIIRQKTMEGFHVPYVPGWDCHGLPIELGVDKALGKKKNETPPAEKRKLCREHATKFIDIQRTEFKRLGILGEWENPYLTMNYQYEADIVRELGKFMANGSLYKGLKPIYWCPDCVTALAEAEVEYDDHTSHSIYVAFPVASDITDLVPSSAHTPTAIVIWTTTPWTLPANLGVALNPDLEYAAIEVGGRILIVAAELVEKLMGIWGIAEYREVARFAGAALEKRECHHPFAERTSLILLGDHVTLEAGTGAVHTAPGHGMEDYIAGMRYGLEPYNPVDDHGILKNDVLHFAGMHINKANPLIIEKLSELGYLLGSAKLQHSYPHCWRCKNPVIYRATPQWFISMETGDLRKNALSQIRDHVQWIPAWGQERIYNMIANRPDWCVSRQRLWGVPITVLYCASCEEPLSDMTVFEKAAAAIEADGVDAWYDRPASDFIADGTTCPHCGHDSFRKEKDILDVWFDSGVSHAAVMERRGLGWPADLYLEGSDQHRGWFHSSLLTAVATRGAAPYKSVLTHGFVLDGKGRKMSKSVGNVVAPDQIIKKFGADILRLWVAAEDYRDDLRISDEIMNRLAESYRRIRNTARYMLGNLYDFNPATDLVAPEVMVEFDRFALARYINVEKKVLSAYSRYEFHVIYHAFNNLCSVDLSVQYLDVIKDRLYASKADSPERRSAQSVLYLMLDSMTRLLAPILCFTAEEIYGFMPGDQKATSVHLLDFPATPAVAGGEALIQKWEKLMKIRGDVMKALEVARVEKVIGHSLEAAVTLCGKDLATNEILQMFTLAELRDVFIISQIAIDPALNTEPLENGLRVAVTHAKGEKCSRCWMYSEETGAQQVELCPRCAAVLQS, from the coding sequence ATGGAACTTAAAGACACGCTTAATCTTCCGGTTACCGACTTTCAAATGCGCGGCAATTTGCCTGCCAAAGAGCCGGGGATTCTTGAACAATGGGATCAGGTTGATTTGTACAATTCGGTTTTGAAGAACCGCACCGGCAAACCCTCTTTTGTGCTGCACGACGGTCCGCCCTACGCCAACGGGAACACGCATATCGGCCACGCTCTTAATAAAACCCTGAAAGATATCATCATTCGCCAAAAAACTATGGAAGGATTCCATGTTCCGTATGTGCCGGGCTGGGATTGCCACGGGCTTCCGATTGAGCTTGGGGTTGATAAGGCACTGGGGAAGAAGAAAAATGAGACGCCTCCCGCTGAAAAACGGAAGCTGTGCCGCGAACACGCCACGAAGTTTATCGACATTCAGCGGACGGAATTCAAGCGGCTCGGCATCTTGGGCGAATGGGAAAACCCCTATCTCACCATGAACTACCAGTACGAAGCCGATATTGTGCGCGAACTGGGGAAATTCATGGCCAATGGATCGCTTTATAAAGGGCTGAAGCCAATTTACTGGTGCCCTGACTGCGTGACGGCGCTGGCCGAAGCTGAGGTAGAGTACGACGATCACACGTCACACTCCATTTACGTGGCGTTCCCCGTTGCGTCTGACATTACCGATCTTGTTCCTTCCTCGGCGCACACCCCAACCGCCATTGTTATTTGGACGACAACACCGTGGACGCTGCCCGCTAACCTCGGTGTGGCGCTGAATCCGGATCTGGAATACGCCGCCATCGAAGTAGGTGGCAGAATTCTCATCGTCGCTGCAGAGTTGGTAGAAAAGTTGATGGGAATTTGGGGCATTGCTGAATACCGCGAGGTTGCCCGTTTTGCAGGAGCGGCGTTGGAAAAACGCGAGTGCCATCATCCGTTTGCTGAGCGCACCTCGTTGATTCTTCTTGGCGATCACGTCACACTGGAAGCCGGTACGGGAGCCGTTCATACCGCGCCAGGACATGGTATGGAAGATTATATTGCCGGTATGCGGTATGGCTTAGAGCCGTACAATCCGGTTGATGACCACGGCATTCTGAAAAATGATGTGCTCCATTTTGCTGGGATGCACATCAATAAAGCCAATCCTTTGATTATCGAAAAACTGAGCGAGCTTGGCTATTTGCTGGGCAGCGCGAAATTGCAGCACTCATATCCGCATTGCTGGCGCTGCAAAAATCCGGTCATTTACCGCGCCACACCACAGTGGTTTATTTCTATGGAAACAGGCGATTTACGCAAAAACGCCCTCTCGCAAATTCGTGATCACGTGCAGTGGATTCCAGCTTGGGGACAGGAGCGGATTTATAACATGATTGCCAACCGTCCCGACTGGTGCGTGTCGCGTCAGCGGCTCTGGGGTGTGCCGATTACGGTGCTCTACTGCGCCTCGTGCGAAGAGCCGCTCAGCGATATGACGGTGTTTGAAAAAGCGGCTGCCGCGATTGAAGCCGATGGGGTTGATGCGTGGTACGACCGCCCGGCCAGCGATTTTATCGCAGATGGAACCACTTGCCCGCATTGCGGTCACGATAGCTTCCGCAAGGAAAAAGATATTCTTGATGTCTGGTTTGATTCTGGTGTGAGTCATGCAGCGGTTATGGAACGGCGCGGTTTAGGATGGCCGGCGGATTTATATCTTGAAGGGAGCGACCAGCATCGCGGTTGGTTCCATTCTTCTCTGCTCACCGCCGTGGCAACACGCGGCGCGGCGCCGTACAAATCGGTGCTGACGCATGGCTTCGTGCTCGATGGTAAGGGGCGCAAGATGTCCAAATCGGTTGGGAACGTGGTTGCGCCGGATCAGATTATTAAAAAGTTCGGTGCCGATATCCTCCGCCTCTGGGTTGCTGCCGAAGATTACCGTGACGATCTGCGCATTTCCGATGAAATCATGAACCGTCTCGCCGAATCGTACCGCCGTATCCGCAATACCGCTCGCTATATGCTGGGGAATCTCTACGACTTTAACCCTGCCACGGATCTGGTGGCACCGGAAGTGATGGTGGAGTTCGACCGTTTTGCGCTGGCACGGTACATCAATGTCGAAAAGAAAGTGCTTTCGGCCTATTCGCGCTACGAATTCCACGTCATTTATCACGCCTTCAATAACCTGTGCAGTGTCGATCTTTCAGTGCAGTACCTTGATGTTATTAAAGACCGTCTCTACGCTTCCAAGGCCGATTCGCCCGAACGGCGCAGTGCGCAAAGCGTCCTTTATCTGATGCTTGATAGTATGACAAGGCTCCTTGCTCCGATTCTGTGTTTTACTGCCGAAGAAATTTACGGATTTATGCCGGGCGACCAGAAAGCGACATCAGTGCATCTGCTCGATTTTCCTGCCACTCCTGCGGTAGCGGGGGGCGAGGCGCTTATTCAGAAGTGGGAAAAGCTGATGAAAATCCGTGGCGATGTAATGAAGGCGCTGGAAGTCGCGCGGGTAGAAAAAGTCATCGGCCATTCGCTGGAGGCGGCGGTTACATTATGCGGCAAAGATCTGGCGACGAACGAAATTCTCCAGATGTTTACACTGGCCGAGTTACGCGATGTCTTTATTATTTCGCAGATTGCCATTGATCCGGCACTCAACACTGAGCCGCTGGAAAACGGCCTGCGTGTCGCCGTCACTCATGCCAAAGGGGAAAAGTGTAGCCGTTGTTGGATGTATTCCGAAGAAACCGGTGCCCAGCAGGTGGAACTCTGCCCACGCTGTGCGGCAGTATTGCAATCATGA
- the eno gene encoding phosphopyruvate hydratase produces the protein MPFIEDVYAREILDSRGNPTIEVEVVLENGVMGRAAVPSGASTGSREAVELRDGDGDRYLGKGVENAAENVNTVIAEALTGIDVREQAFIDNLMRDLDGTANKSKLGANAILGVSMACARAAAEYCGMPLYRYIGGMNSRTLPVPMMNILNGGAHADNNVDIQEFMVMPVGAPNFREGLRMGTEIFHALKAVLKARGLSTSVGDEGGFAPNLASNEEALQVIMEAIKKAGYTAGEDVFLALDSAASEFYKDGMYHLSGEGRVLSSAQMVDFYADLVDKYPIISIEDGLDESDWDGWKVLTDRLKSKIQLVGDDLFVTNTEILAEGISKGIGNSILIKVNQIGTLTETLDAIEMAKRAGYTCVISHRSGETEDSFIADLAVATNAGQIKTGSASRSDRIAKYNQLLRIEEELDEEALYLGCGAFYNLR, from the coding sequence ATGCCGTTTATTGAAGATGTTTACGCCCGCGAAATTCTTGACTCCCGTGGCAATCCCACTATTGAAGTTGAAGTTGTCCTGGAAAATGGCGTCATGGGACGCGCCGCTGTTCCGAGTGGTGCCAGCACTGGCTCACGCGAAGCAGTTGAGCTGCGCGATGGCGATGGTGATCGTTACCTTGGCAAAGGGGTAGAAAATGCCGCTGAAAATGTAAATACGGTGATTGCAGAAGCACTGACCGGGATTGATGTACGCGAACAGGCGTTTATCGATAACCTGATGCGCGATCTTGACGGCACCGCGAACAAGAGCAAACTCGGCGCAAACGCCATTCTTGGCGTCAGCATGGCCTGCGCCCGTGCCGCTGCCGAATACTGCGGCATGCCGCTTTATCGGTATATTGGTGGCATGAACTCACGCACACTTCCGGTGCCTATGATGAACATCCTGAACGGTGGCGCTCACGCCGATAACAACGTCGACATTCAGGAATTTATGGTTATGCCAGTTGGCGCACCGAATTTCCGCGAAGGGCTGCGTATGGGAACCGAAATTTTCCATGCTCTGAAAGCAGTGCTCAAAGCACGCGGCCTCAGCACGTCGGTTGGCGATGAAGGCGGCTTTGCGCCAAACCTTGCCAGCAACGAAGAAGCGCTGCAAGTGATCATGGAAGCGATCAAAAAAGCCGGCTACACGGCAGGCGAAGATGTTTTTCTGGCGCTTGATTCTGCCGCCAGCGAATTCTACAAAGATGGTATGTACCACCTGAGCGGCGAAGGTCGCGTGCTTTCTTCGGCTCAAATGGTCGATTTCTATGCCGACCTTGTTGACAAGTATCCTATTATTTCAATTGAAGATGGCCTTGATGAGTCGGATTGGGATGGCTGGAAAGTGCTGACCGACCGCTTAAAAAGCAAAATTCAACTGGTCGGCGACGATTTATTCGTCACCAACACCGAAATCCTTGCCGAAGGGATCAGCAAAGGGATTGGCAACTCTATCCTGATTAAAGTCAACCAAATCGGTACGCTGACCGAAACACTGGATGCCATCGAAATGGCAAAACGCGCTGGGTATACCTGCGTTATTTCGCACCGCAGTGGCGAAACCGAAGATAGCTTTATTGCGGATCTGGCAGTTGCGACCAACGCCGGACAGATTAAAACCGGCTCGGCTTCACGTTCTGACCGCATTGCGAAGTACAATCAATTGCTCCGCATTGAAGAGGAGCTTGACGAAGAGGCGCTGTATCTTGGCTGTGGGGCGTTCTATAATCTCCGCTAA
- a CDS encoding CHAD domain-containing protein — protein MATSTHYLLSDENDFTATITTTFTPFFPFALAGTTEIRHDYFDTFDWRLFRAGYSLYAENSAQGFRFTLQRLQGKEVATAISSGVVFPQFASQFPAGTLQRKLQKIIANRILLPLLSLQGTAQQWTIGECTKHPIQLHAIHAAWHLPSASETPGNPFTLLSLHCPAGAKKSFTEQVRALFDSLRNATVLPENLLLSGLEWCQVSVQNISPDITFGNDPTAPASAMVVRTFQQLQHVMVLNEPGIEQGLDTEFLHDFRVALRRTRSLIKVFADLFPPDQLGQFNPQWRWLTRRTGFLRDIDVFLEAFETYRQTVPSTLAEELLPFRALLWQRRDKAHSILCRALRSRRYHTLMEGWRTMLAAQTPESDETIAAVSITRLEQSYRRLRHKGKLYHAEPTATSLHALRLAGKKLRYLLEFTLPVYGPQHLAPLVKALKQLQNGLGALNDLAVHERLIIATARQMELTRQGNRTTFMALGYIMATLDGLNAAERERIDTLWKKLATRDVHRQFQLLLAEYSPSTAPDFVQETTPSEGSHG, from the coding sequence ATGGCAACATCGACACACTACCTCTTGAGTGATGAAAATGATTTCACCGCCACTATCACGACCACCTTCACCCCTTTTTTTCCTTTTGCACTCGCTGGAACAACGGAAATTCGTCACGACTATTTCGACACCTTTGATTGGCGTCTTTTTCGCGCTGGGTATTCGCTGTACGCCGAAAATTCGGCACAGGGCTTTCGTTTCACTCTGCAACGGCTGCAAGGCAAAGAGGTGGCCACAGCCATCTCTTCTGGAGTGGTTTTTCCACAATTTGCCAGCCAATTCCCCGCAGGAACACTTCAACGCAAACTGCAGAAAATCATTGCCAACCGTATTTTGCTTCCGCTTCTCTCTTTGCAGGGAACGGCGCAACAGTGGACGATTGGCGAATGCACAAAACACCCGATCCAGCTTCATGCTATCCATGCGGCATGGCACCTCCCTTCGGCCAGCGAAACACCCGGAAACCCCTTTACGCTCCTTTCGCTTCACTGTCCCGCAGGAGCCAAAAAATCGTTTACGGAACAGGTTCGCGCACTTTTTGATAGCCTGCGCAATGCCACGGTTCTTCCCGAAAATCTCCTCCTGAGCGGGCTGGAATGGTGCCAAGTGTCGGTGCAAAATATCTCGCCTGATATCACTTTCGGCAACGACCCGACCGCTCCAGCCTCCGCAATGGTCGTCCGCACCTTTCAACAACTGCAGCATGTCATGGTGCTGAATGAGCCGGGCATTGAGCAGGGATTGGATACCGAATTTTTACATGATTTTCGTGTGGCGCTCCGGCGTACCCGCTCACTGATAAAAGTATTTGCTGATCTCTTTCCACCAGACCAACTCGGCCAATTCAATCCTCAATGGCGCTGGCTGACGCGCCGCACAGGATTTTTACGCGATATCGACGTTTTCCTTGAAGCCTTTGAAACATATCGCCAAACGGTGCCATCGACACTTGCCGAAGAGCTTCTTCCCTTCCGTGCACTTCTGTGGCAGCGCCGTGATAAAGCGCACTCCATTCTGTGTCGCGCCCTGCGTTCACGCCGCTACCACACATTGATGGAGGGTTGGCGCACAATGCTGGCAGCACAAACACCTGAATCAGACGAAACCATCGCGGCGGTGAGCATTACTCGTCTTGAACAGAGCTACCGCCGTTTACGCCATAAAGGGAAGCTTTACCATGCCGAACCAACGGCAACGTCACTTCACGCTCTACGCCTTGCTGGGAAAAAACTCCGTTACTTGCTGGAATTTACCCTGCCGGTGTATGGCCCGCAGCATCTAGCACCACTCGTGAAAGCACTCAAACAACTTCAAAATGGGTTGGGAGCACTGAACGACCTTGCCGTACACGAACGGCTCATCATTGCAACCGCGCGCCAGATGGAGCTTACCAGACAAGGAAATCGAACCACTTTTATGGCGTTAGGATATATCATGGCTACCCTCGATGGCCTGAATGCCGCAGAACGAGAGCGCATTGATACCCTCTGGAAAAAACTCGCCACGCGCGATGTCCATCGACAATTCCAGCTATTGCTGGCAGAATATAGCCCATCAACTGCCCCTGACTTTGTACAGGAAACAACACCTTCGGAAGGATCTCATGGATAA
- a CDS encoding tetratricopeptide repeat protein: MDKFTEALEALRHGDIEKAHHIFDDLLREDPNNEPVLRNLAGIFARIGKQQEALHYFLRAHALRPDDPYLWVGIGLAYAQLGDREKAMEYLQKTEKNIVPEELQQVVATTLLHLLGSTATAELQADAITHMTSALLRLGKLSPRELQQIARDMIAIGQQGIGVNDTARRYRIPSLEGDFSGLEALCYLYVSVRMAFPAVAIGLDLSKEFELAKGMLFAPPDQAQLPDEHDL, from the coding sequence ATGGATAAATTTACCGAAGCTTTGGAAGCGCTTCGACATGGCGACATCGAAAAAGCGCACCATATTTTTGACGACCTTTTGCGTGAAGACCCAAACAACGAACCCGTTCTGCGCAACCTTGCCGGTATTTTCGCACGGATAGGCAAACAGCAGGAAGCCCTTCACTATTTCTTGCGCGCCCATGCTTTACGCCCCGACGACCCGTATCTCTGGGTTGGCATCGGACTGGCGTATGCCCAGCTCGGCGACCGAGAAAAGGCGATGGAATACCTACAAAAAACAGAAAAAAATATCGTCCCTGAAGAGCTGCAACAGGTTGTTGCGACAACTCTGCTGCATCTGCTGGGTTCAACCGCCACGGCAGAACTGCAAGCTGACGCAATCACCCATATGACCAGTGCTTTGCTCCGTCTGGGAAAGCTTTCGCCACGCGAACTGCAACAGATTGCCCGCGATATGATTGCAATCGGCCAGCAAGGGATCGGCGTCAACGACACCGCACGGCGCTACCGCATTCCATCGCTGGAAGGGGATTTTAGCGGACTCGAAGCTCTCTGTTATCTCTACGTTTCCGTCCGCATGGCCTTTCCCGCGGTTGCCATCGGCCTTGATCTTTCAAAAGAATTTGAACTCGCCAAAGGGATGCTTTTTGCGCCGCCCGATCAGGCACAACTCCCCGACGAACACGACCTCTAA